The DNA segment GGCGAGCCGGACTTGTAAAGAGGACGCAGAGGCGTGGGGGCAGGACACCCCCACCTTTCTGTTGCTGGCTAAATCTGCTAATATCAGAATATGAAGCGTCTGTTACGCAAAGAGGCCGATCCACTGCCTGCCAGCGGACGCGGCTACCAGCATGTGTGCCCGCGTTGCGCGCAGGCCATGACCCTGCACGATCTGCGCGACGGGGATCAGGCGTACTGGTGCCATCCGTGCGGGCAGGGGCACCGCGCCAGCGATCCGCCACCTGCCGCGCTGCGGCCCTTGCCCCAGGCCGGGTAAGAAGAGAGCAGTTCTTCGGGCAAGCCGCGTGGGTGCCTGGAAGCGCCCGGTCGCCGCCAGCAGCCCTCCACCCAGTGGCCGTGCCGGGTGACGCGGCTCCGCTATGCTGAAGGCCATGACTTTGTTTTCCACCCCCACGGTGTCCAGGGCTGCCGCGCCGGACGCGCTGCTGGCGGGGCAAGTGATTGCGGTGACCGGGGCGGACCAGGGCTACGGCCGCGTGGTGAGTGCGGCGCTGGCCCGCGCCGGGGCCAGTGTGGTGCTGATCGGCAACAACAGCGAAACGCTGGCGGTGGCGGCCAGCCAGCTGGAGCACGCGGGCGGGCATGCCATTCCCATCAAGGCCGATGTGGGCGTGCCGCTGGACTGGCTGAGCGCCCAGACCCGCATTCTGGACATCTACGGTGCGCTGCACGGCATCGTGCATTTGGCCGATAAGCGGGCCCACACCGAGTTCACCATGCTCAGCGAAAGCGAGTGGATGGACCTGTTTAACTGCAATGTCAAAAGCAGTGTGGCCATCGCCCAGATTCTGCGCCGCCGCCTGCCGGAAACCTGGCTGACGATCATCGGGCCGCACCTGGATGAGCGCGGTTTGCAGGTCCATCCGCAGCGCGGCGCCATTCGGGGGCTGGTGGAACAGGCCCACGCCGAGGACCTGCGGCTCAACCTGCTGCTGCCGGCGCGGGCCAGCAGCGGCGAGGAGCCGCTGGACCGCCCGCTGGCTGCCGCTGTCCTGGCCCTGGCCAGCCCGGCCCTGGGCCACCTGCGCGGCAACGTGCTGGAGGTTCCGCTGCCCGAGGTGCCCCGGGTGCGGCCCGAGGGGCGGTAGCGCCGTGCGCTGTCCTTACTGCTCGGCCCCCGACAGC comes from the Deinococcus aquaedulcis genome and includes:
- a CDS encoding SDR family NAD(P)-dependent oxidoreductase, producing the protein MTLFSTPTVSRAAAPDALLAGQVIAVTGADQGYGRVVSAALARAGASVVLIGNNSETLAVAASQLEHAGGHAIPIKADVGVPLDWLSAQTRILDIYGALHGIVHLADKRAHTEFTMLSESEWMDLFNCNVKSSVAIAQILRRRLPETWLTIIGPHLDERGLQVHPQRGAIRGLVEQAHAEDLRLNLLLPARASSGEEPLDRPLAAAVLALASPALGHLRGNVLEVPLPEVPRVRPEGR